Genomic DNA from Dysgonomonas mossii:
GGCCAGTGGTGCGCGACGAAGGGCTGCACCCAGTGCTGCTGCGGCGGCGACAGGTCGGACGCGTGGAAGCACCAGGTGTGGTTGCCGCCCAGCGTGGGGCCGGATTCCAGCAC
This window encodes:
- a CDS encoding lycopene cyclase family protein, encoding MPPSAAPDADLLLVGGGLANGLLAWRLRRAHPALRVLVLESGPTLGGNHTWCFHASDLSPPQQHWVQPFVAHHWP